In Deinococcus sonorensis KR-87, a single window of DNA contains:
- a CDS encoding asparaginase: MSTHEAGRVTFTRGGLPESHHDIHVAVVGVDGQLVASCGQADLVTFPRSSSKPIQALPLALAVPDLPDDELAVACASHAGTPAHLAVVQRLLARSGSTASDLQCGAHPPFDADAAAELICRGEAPTALHHNCSGKHAGMLLACVQHGWSREGYTSPDHPLQVVIREAHAREAGVPLEAVRVGTDGCSVPAFALSLTAAARLFARLAAPQGEHAQALQRVFRAMAAHPFLVAGPGRLDTTLMPQVDGLVTKMGAEGFYGLAVRDTPHGPLGVAIKVMDGAERPRPYVALAVLEALGVPVTPAMQDLAPGTLRNWAGREVGSVEAELHLQFA; the protein is encoded by the coding sequence ATGAGCACGCACGAAGCGGGCCGCGTCACCTTCACGCGCGGGGGACTGCCGGAGAGCCACCACGACATTCACGTTGCCGTTGTGGGGGTGGACGGTCAGCTTGTCGCGTCGTGCGGTCAGGCGGACCTCGTCACCTTCCCCCGGTCCAGCAGCAAACCGATTCAGGCGCTGCCGCTGGCGCTCGCCGTGCCGGACCTGCCGGACGACGAGCTGGCCGTGGCGTGCGCCAGTCACGCGGGCACGCCCGCACACCTCGCCGTGGTGCAGCGCCTGCTGGCCCGCTCCGGCAGCACCGCGTCGGACCTGCAGTGCGGAGCGCACCCGCCCTTCGACGCGGACGCGGCGGCCGAGCTGATTTGCCGCGGGGAGGCACCGACCGCGCTGCACCACAACTGCAGCGGCAAGCACGCCGGGATGCTGCTTGCCTGCGTTCAGCACGGGTGGTCCCGCGAAGGGTACACCTCGCCGGACCACCCGCTGCAGGTGGTCATCCGGGAAGCGCACGCGCGCGAGGCGGGCGTCCCGCTGGAGGCGGTGCGGGTCGGGACCGACGGGTGCAGCGTGCCCGCGTTCGCGCTGTCCCTGACCGCCGCCGCGCGGCTCTTCGCGCGCCTCGCGGCGCCGCAGGGCGAGCACGCCCAGGCGCTGCAGCGGGTGTTCCGGGCGATGGCGGCGCACCCGTTTCTGGTGGCGGGCCCGGGGCGGCTCGACACGACCCTGATGCCGCAGGTAGACGGCCTGGTCACCAAGATGGGCGCCGAGGGCTTCTACGGCCTGGCCGTGCGTGACACGCCGCACGGGCCGCTCGGGGTAGCAATCAAGGTGATGGACGGCGCGGAGCGCCCCCGGCCGTACGTGGCGCTGGCGGTTCTGGAGGCGCTGGGGGTGCCGGTGACCCCAGCCATGCAGGACCTCGCGCCGGGCACGCTGCGCAACTGGGCGGGGCGTGAGGTGGGGTCGGTGGAGGCCGAGCTGCACCTGCAGTTCGCCTGA
- a CDS encoding ROK family protein, whose product MNVGVDLGGTKLAVGTAESLQVVTTPATSEGIIAAIEALAGDADGIGICVAGRVDLQRGSTFAAQLPQLQDVPLVDRLRRPGRRVTLLNDADAAALAEHQFGAARGTHTSLYVTVSTGIGSGLVSQQRLYQGYRGQSVELGHAGGSGHQRCPCGRVGCIDMTASGTAITRAARALLGDPDLPIETLAQLAADGHPGLVRIVRQAAEDLAPLLGNACVLFDPQVIVMGGGVVLGYGDLYLDTLRRALADSLGAWHVPELRVAELGQQAGILGALQSLA is encoded by the coding sequence ATGAACGTCGGCGTCGACCTGGGTGGCACGAAACTGGCAGTGGGCACGGCCGAGTCGCTGCAGGTCGTGACGACGCCCGCCACCAGCGAGGGGATCATCGCCGCCATCGAAGCGCTCGCGGGCGATGCCGACGGCATCGGGATCTGCGTGGCGGGCCGGGTGGACCTGCAGCGCGGCTCCACCTTCGCCGCCCAGCTGCCGCAGCTACAGGACGTGCCGCTGGTCGACCGGCTGCGCCGACCCGGTCGGCGCGTCACCCTGCTCAACGACGCGGACGCGGCCGCGCTGGCCGAACACCAGTTCGGCGCGGCGCGCGGCACGCACACTAGCCTGTACGTGACTGTCAGCACCGGCATCGGCTCGGGGCTGGTCAGCCAGCAGCGCCTGTACCAGGGCTACCGCGGCCAGTCGGTGGAACTCGGCCACGCCGGCGGCTCAGGTCACCAGCGCTGCCCGTGTGGCCGGGTCGGGTGCATCGACATGACCGCCTCCGGCACGGCGATCACCCGCGCGGCCCGCGCGCTGTTGGGCGATCCGGACCTGCCGATCGAAACACTGGCCCAGCTGGCGGCGGACGGCCATCCGGGCCTGGTGCGGATCGTGCGGCAGGCGGCCGAGGACCTCGCCCCCCTGCTGGGCAATGCCTGCGTGCTGTTCGACCCGCAGGTCATCGTCATGGGCGGCGGTGTGGTGCTGGGCTACGGCGACCTGTACCTGGACACGCTGCGCCGCGCCCTGGCCGACAGCCTGGGGGCATGGCACGTCCCGGAACTCCGGGTGGCCGAACTCGGACAGCAGGCCGGCATCCTGGGCGCCCTTCAGTCGCTGGCGTGA
- a CDS encoding LysR family transcriptional regulator codes for MSQLEWYRNFVAVYRAGSVSGAAKMRHLTQPAVSQQLAALEDVVGVPLFVRTPRGVQPTARGQALYHQVFDALDQLERVSRGLRGRPAPGSSPTVRLGAPPEYFHAFALERLGGADFKLIVHFGEDRELLSMLEVGALDVAVTTLKPTAKTLQHRPLAHKHFALIGPPNLSPPPITLPLADLAAWLNAQPWVSYSQELPNTRRFWQQHLRARFEARLSVVVPDLRSVLRAVELGYGLSIVPELLCRESLAQGRVQEVWPVRDLIHGEQWLLSFRVVDSDRTEVIQVGDALTGWDAPGPPGD; via the coding sequence ATGTCGCAGCTGGAATGGTATCGCAACTTCGTCGCGGTGTACCGGGCAGGCAGCGTCTCTGGCGCCGCCAAGATGCGGCACCTGACGCAACCCGCGGTGAGCCAGCAACTCGCTGCCCTGGAGGACGTGGTGGGCGTGCCGCTGTTCGTGCGGACGCCCCGGGGGGTGCAGCCCACCGCGCGCGGACAGGCGCTGTATCACCAGGTCTTTGACGCGCTGGATCAGCTGGAGCGGGTCTCGCGGGGGCTGCGTGGGCGGCCCGCGCCGGGCAGCTCGCCCACGGTACGGCTCGGGGCTCCGCCAGAGTATTTTCACGCCTTCGCGCTGGAACGCCTCGGGGGCGCGGACTTCAAGTTGATCGTGCACTTCGGTGAGGACCGCGAGCTGCTGTCCATGCTGGAGGTCGGGGCGCTGGACGTTGCGGTCACCACCCTCAAGCCCACCGCGAAGACGCTGCAGCACCGGCCGCTCGCGCACAAGCACTTCGCCCTGATCGGTCCCCCCAACTTGTCGCCCCCACCCATCACCCTGCCCCTCGCTGACCTGGCCGCCTGGCTGAACGCGCAGCCCTGGGTCAGTTACAGCCAGGAACTGCCGAACACCCGGCGCTTCTGGCAGCAACATCTGCGGGCCCGCTTCGAGGCCCGGCTGTCGGTCGTGGTGCCGGATCTGCGGTCGGTCCTGCGGGCGGTGGAGCTGGGCTACGGGCTGAGCATCGTGCCGGAGCTGCTGTGCCGCGAGTCCCTCGCGCAGGGGCGGGTGCAGGAGGTGTGGCCGGTGCGCGACCTGATTCACGGTGAACAGTGGCTGCTGTCGTTTCGCGTGGTGGACAGCGACCGCACTGAAGTGATCCAGGTGGGCGACGCCCTGACCGGGTGGGACGCGCCTGGGCCCCCCGGCGACTGA
- a CDS encoding class I SAM-dependent methyltransferase → MTRSSQAQFDAHAEKYAASAVHRFGPSLPVLLKVADLKPDDLVLDVATGTGNTALVVAPHVAHATGIDVSPKMLDQARLRAAQEGVTNVSFQAGSAEQLPFADGSFTLVTSRHAPHHFRDVPAFLQEVHRVLRPGGRFVLADQITPRAELQDWVDFWQRTRDPSHARQRTVDEWRALTAAAGFRPAGEQIVPYRLEFGWWTQQSGCSADVVEALQAHARNADAAVREAMQLEFDAQGQIQAHHDPMLVARWDR, encoded by the coding sequence ATGACCAGATCCAGCCAGGCGCAGTTCGATGCCCACGCCGAGAAGTACGCCGCGAGTGCTGTCCACCGGTTCGGCCCCAGCCTGCCGGTGCTGCTGAAGGTCGCCGACCTGAAGCCGGACGACCTGGTCCTCGATGTCGCCACCGGCACCGGGAACACCGCCCTGGTCGTGGCCCCGCACGTGGCCCACGCCACCGGCATTGATGTGTCCCCGAAGATGCTCGACCAGGCGCGGCTGCGCGCTGCGCAGGAGGGCGTGACCAACGTGTCCTTCCAGGCGGGCTCGGCGGAACAGCTGCCCTTCGCCGACGGGAGCTTCACGCTGGTGACGTCACGCCACGCCCCGCACCACTTCCGCGACGTGCCGGCCTTCCTGCAGGAGGTTCACCGGGTGCTGCGGCCAGGCGGACGCTTCGTCCTGGCCGATCAGATCACCCCCCGCGCCGAACTGCAGGACTGGGTCGATTTCTGGCAACGCACCCGCGATCCGTCGCACGCCCGGCAGCGCACCGTCGACGAGTGGCGGGCGCTCACGGCCGCGGCAGGGTTTCGCCCGGCGGGGGAGCAGATCGTGCCGTACCGTCTGGAGTTCGGCTGGTGGACGCAGCAGTCCGGGTGCAGCGCGGACGTGGTCGAGGCGCTTCAGGCCCACGCCCGGAATGCAGACGCTGCCGTGCGGGAGGCGATGCAGCTGGAATTCGATGCCCAGGGGCAGATTCAGGCGCACCATGACCCGATGCTGGTCGCCCGCTGGGACCGCTGA
- a CDS encoding SDR family NAD(P)-dependent oxidoreductase, protein MDLGMNGNIAVITGASAGIGLAVAHGLAAEGCDLLLCARDSQRLEQAAEAVRQRHGVRVVAVPADVGTRSDVDRVVEAISRNYGGADILINNAGTGSEETILDASDERWQHYWDLHVMAAVRLSRALAPMMRERGGGVILNNASICATQPLGHEPIYNVTKAALVMFSKCLANELIPFGIRVNALNAGLVRTQSWEDAAKRQTGDAGWESWLDTIAREQAPIGRFASPEEIADFMVFLCSARASYCVGSSYYVDGGWLNVVT, encoded by the coding sequence ATGGATCTTGGCATGAACGGCAACATTGCGGTGATCACCGGGGCGAGCGCCGGCATCGGGCTGGCGGTCGCCCACGGTCTGGCCGCGGAGGGGTGCGACCTGCTGCTGTGCGCCCGCGATTCGCAGCGGCTGGAGCAGGCCGCTGAGGCCGTCCGTCAGCGACACGGGGTGCGCGTGGTGGCCGTCCCGGCGGACGTGGGCACCCGGAGCGACGTTGACCGCGTCGTGGAGGCGATCTCCAGGAACTACGGCGGCGCGGACATCCTCATCAACAATGCCGGCACCGGCAGCGAGGAGACGATTCTGGACGCCTCCGACGAGCGGTGGCAGCACTACTGGGACCTGCATGTGATGGCGGCCGTCCGGCTCTCCCGGGCGCTGGCCCCCATGATGCGCGAGCGGGGCGGCGGCGTGATCCTCAACAACGCCTCCATCTGCGCGACACAGCCGCTGGGCCACGAACCGATCTACAACGTGACCAAAGCCGCGCTGGTCATGTTCTCCAAATGTCTGGCCAACGAACTGATTCCCTTCGGGATCCGGGTCAATGCCCTGAACGCCGGGCTGGTGCGGACCCAGAGCTGGGAAGACGCGGCGAAACGGCAGACCGGGGACGCCGGGTGGGAATCGTGGCTCGACACCATCGCCCGCGAACAGGCCCCCATCGGCCGGTTTGCGTCGCCCGAGGAAATCGCGGATTTCATGGTGTTTCTCTGCTCCGCGCGGGCGAGCTACTGTGTCGGCTCCAGCTACTACGTGGACGGCGGGTGGCTCAACGTGGTGACCTGA
- a CDS encoding PspC domain-containing protein: MSDQPFPAPMFSPQPTLTRSRSHRLVAGVLAGLHQHYRVPLPLSVFRALVVIVSVMTVFPGLLAYLLLWVLTPEGE, translated from the coding sequence ATGAGTGACCAACCCTTCCCGGCCCCGATGTTCTCGCCGCAGCCCACCCTGACCCGCTCCCGCTCCCATCGCCTGGTGGCCGGCGTGCTCGCCGGGCTGCACCAGCATTACCGCGTGCCGCTGCCTTTGAGCGTGTTCCGGGCGCTCGTGGTGATCGTCAGTGTGATGACCGTTTTCCCCGGCCTTCTGGCGTACCTCCTGCTCTGGGTGCTGACCCCAGAAGGCGAGTAG